From a region of the Synechococcus sp. MW101C3 genome:
- the clpS gene encoding ATP-dependent Clp protease adapter ClpS: protein MTLPQAVETPGRSPGGVAVIDKEVQRVRKPSPRYRVLLHNDPVNSMEYVVSTLRQVVPSLSEQDAIAVMLEAHNTGVGLVIVCDLEPAEFYSETLKGKGLTSTIEPEA, encoded by the coding sequence ATGACCCTTCCTCAGGCGGTTGAAACCCCCGGCCGATCACCCGGGGGTGTGGCGGTGATCGACAAGGAGGTGCAGCGGGTGCGCAAGCCCTCGCCGCGCTACCGGGTGCTGCTGCACAACGACCCTGTCAACTCGATGGAGTACGTGGTGTCCACCCTGCGGCAGGTGGTGCCCTCCCTGAGCGAGCAGGACGCCATCGCCGTGATGCTGGAAGCCCACAACACCGGCGTGGGGCTGGTGATCGTCTGCGATCTGGAGCCGGCGGAGTTCTACAGCGAAACCCTCAAGGGCAAGGGTCTCACCAGCACGATCGAACCGGAGGCGTAG
- a CDS encoding type II CAAX prenyl endopeptidase Rce1 family protein, which produces MEPLAPAPLTTPEQQSRRPHGLGTLLYVPVLYGVGWLTARPLQWLAPGLRPDQIDLAGLVVALLLLLFSLPWRLRRSWGATHPWRRLGVVATPLMAVRAFLGGLAKAALLLALVAAVLLTSGQAAWQLDLKAGELLNALALLLGVGFAEELLFRGWLWGELSLQLSRRRALLLQAALFALVHPWYRAGNLGAIGMLGGLILLGLALALQRRSDGGVLWGAIGLHGGLVGGWFVLQTGLLQLAPEAPAWLVGPGGEVPNPIGGLIGWLGLGALLAWGSLTERREPG; this is translated from the coding sequence GTGGAGCCCCTGGCTCCCGCGCCGCTGACCACACCGGAACAGCAGAGCCGCCGGCCCCATGGCCTCGGCACCCTGCTGTACGTTCCTGTGCTCTACGGCGTGGGCTGGCTGACGGCGCGGCCGCTGCAATGGTTGGCGCCGGGCCTGCGGCCTGATCAGATCGACCTGGCCGGGCTGGTGGTGGCCCTGCTGCTCCTGCTGTTCAGCCTGCCCTGGCGCCTGCGCCGCAGCTGGGGAGCCACCCATCCCTGGCGGCGGCTTGGAGTGGTGGCGACACCGCTGATGGCGGTGCGGGCGTTCCTGGGCGGACTGGCCAAGGCCGCCCTGCTGCTGGCACTGGTAGCCGCTGTGCTGCTGACCAGCGGACAGGCTGCGTGGCAGCTGGATCTGAAGGCCGGCGAGCTGCTCAACGCCCTGGCCCTGCTGCTGGGGGTGGGCTTCGCCGAGGAATTGCTGTTCCGCGGCTGGCTCTGGGGTGAGCTGTCCCTGCAGCTGAGCCGCCGCCGCGCCCTGCTGCTGCAGGCTGCGCTGTTCGCCCTGGTGCATCCCTGGTACCGGGCCGGCAACCTGGGAGCCATCGGAATGCTGGGCGGGCTGATCCTGCTGGGGCTGGCTCTGGCCCTGCAGCGACGCAGTGACGGGGGCGTGCTGTGGGGAGCGATCGGCCTGCATGGCGGCCTGGTGGGCGGCTGGTTCGTGCTCCAGACCGGGCTGCTGCAACTGGCGCCTGAGGCGCCGGCCTGGCTGGTGGGACCCGGGGGGGAGGTGCCCAATCCAATCGGAGGCCTGATCGGCTGGCTGGGGCTGGGGGCACTGCTGGCCTGGGGCTCCCTTACAGAGAGACGCGAACCGGGTTGA
- a CDS encoding LL-diaminopimelate aminotransferase: protein MVQVNGNYLKLKAGYLFPEIARRVKAFAAAHPDAPLIRLGIGDVTEPLPAACREAMKAAIDAMGTAEGFYGYGPEQGYLWLREAIARHDFQARGCAIDAEEIFISDGSKCDSSNILDILGPDNRIAVTDPVYPVYVDSNVMAGRTGEADASGRYGGLTYLPITADNGFIAPLPEQPVDLIYLCFPNNPTGAVATRAQLQQWVDHARATGALILFDAAYEAFIQDPELPHSIYEIEGARDCAIEFRSFSKNAGFTGTRCALTVVPRGLMGTTAAGEAVELWGLWNRRQSTKFNGVSYIVQRGAEAVYSAAGQAEVKALVAFYMENAAIIRRELAAAGLQVYGGEQAPYVWLKTPAGLDSWAFFDRLLEEANVVGTPGSGFGAAGEGYFRLSAFNSRANVEEAMARIARASLVPASAGVA from the coding sequence GTGGTTCAGGTCAACGGCAACTACCTCAAACTCAAGGCCGGGTATCTCTTTCCGGAGATTGCCAGGCGCGTGAAGGCCTTCGCAGCGGCCCATCCCGACGCCCCCCTGATCCGGCTCGGCATCGGCGATGTGACCGAACCGTTGCCTGCAGCCTGCCGCGAAGCGATGAAGGCCGCCATCGACGCCATGGGCACGGCGGAAGGCTTCTATGGCTACGGCCCGGAGCAGGGCTACCTGTGGCTGCGCGAAGCGATCGCCCGCCACGATTTCCAGGCCCGCGGCTGCGCGATCGATGCCGAGGAGATCTTCATCTCCGATGGCTCCAAGTGCGACAGCAGCAACATCCTCGACATCCTCGGCCCCGACAACCGCATCGCCGTCACCGACCCCGTTTATCCGGTGTACGTGGACAGCAATGTGATGGCGGGCCGCACCGGTGAGGCTGACGCCAGCGGCCGGTACGGCGGCCTCACCTACCTGCCGATCACGGCCGACAACGGCTTCATCGCCCCGCTGCCCGAGCAGCCGGTGGACCTGATCTACCTCTGCTTCCCCAACAACCCCACCGGCGCTGTGGCCACCAGGGCCCAGCTGCAGCAGTGGGTCGACCATGCCCGCGCCACGGGCGCCCTGATCCTGTTCGATGCTGCCTACGAGGCCTTCATCCAGGACCCCGAGCTGCCCCACTCCATCTATGAGATCGAGGGGGCCCGCGACTGCGCCATCGAGTTCCGCTCCTTCTCCAAGAACGCCGGCTTCACCGGCACGCGCTGCGCGCTCACCGTGGTGCCCCGCGGCTTGATGGGCACCACCGCCGCAGGAGAAGCGGTGGAGCTGTGGGGGCTATGGAACCGGCGGCAGAGCACCAAGTTCAACGGCGTCAGCTACATCGTGCAGCGGGGCGCCGAAGCGGTGTACTCCGCCGCAGGGCAAGCCGAAGTGAAGGCTCTGGTGGCCTTCTACATGGAGAACGCGGCGATCATCCGCCGCGAGCTGGCGGCGGCCGGTCTGCAGGTGTACGGCGGCGAGCAGGCCCCCTACGTGTGGCTCAAGACCCCCGCCGGCCTCGATTCGTGGGCCTTCTTCGACCGTCTGCTGGAGGAGGCCAACGTGGTGGGCACCCCGGGCAGCGGTTTCGGCGCCGCAGGCGAGGGCTACTTCCGCCTTTCAGCCTTCAACAGCCGCGCCAACGTGGAGGAGGCGATGGCCCGCATCGCTCGCGCCTCCCTGGTGCCTGCTTCCGCCGGAGTTGCCTAA
- a CDS encoding TIGR03960 family B12-binding radical SAM protein produces the protein MTMATSCGSAAAATPTAIAATPPLPHGRVAFDQLVDSTIARPARYLGNERGVLPRDWDSAGARWCLTYPDLYEVGASNLGHIILYSILNAIPGQLCDRAYLPAPDLAERLRQQGQPLFAVESRRALAVFDILGFSLSYELGATNILEMLDLAGLPLRAADRGDLPLNDPAAPPLIFAGGPTATSNPEPFAAFFDFFALGDGEELLAEIGLVVAEAKADGLSRSALLADLAHVPGVYVPALYAPGPDGVTLQPLRPELPARVLRRVATPMPHYGMGLVPHIETVHDRLTIEIRRGCTRGCRFCQPGMLTRPARDVEPEAVIEAVEEGMARTGYSDFSLLSLSCSDYLALPAVGVELRNRLSEHNVSLTLPSQRVDRFDQNIAHILGGTRKAGLTFAPEAGTQRLRDIVNKGLTDAELLRGIRTAMENGYRKVKLYFMIGLPGETDADVIGIADTCRALQQQCRDLGRLELNLTISNFTPKPHTPFQWHSVSTAEFRRRQELLRRELRTLKGIKCNVTDPRLSAMEDFIGRGDRRLAPVLEAAWRAGAGMDAWFETIDRTHAAWTGAIEAEGLGGRYRALELGDWTATGALSGADLEAFCAQPLPWDHVDSGVDKRWLAEDLQRALAAVVVPDCSFEGCSSCGVCGPEFGHNVVVAPPPIPAAQPPRSPASERIQRLRFVFSKRGSLALLSHLDLARLLERALRRSQLPVSFSGGFHPLPRLQFALALPLGVEAEGEWLDLEFAQVCPPEEVLARLQAQLPQGFSLHSVQEVPLAGPALSQQLAEAHWSLQLLPEVAAGAEPGMAPSTDDWHRAIEHLLQSATLPWRDSDKKGRPRERDCRPCLIALELLPAPQGADKTSLVITDAAQAAAPASAEAAAAATGEGTAAASVTLRLQARIDAQGRSIRPDQVRQWLVEALGQPLRLGPCRRERLILAPPA, from the coding sequence ATGACCATGGCGACTTCGTGTGGTTCCGCTGCTGCCGCGACGCCCACCGCCATCGCCGCGACCCCTCCGCTGCCTCACGGGCGCGTCGCTTTCGACCAGCTGGTGGACAGCACCATCGCCCGCCCCGCCCGTTACCTGGGCAACGAACGGGGCGTGCTGCCGCGCGACTGGGACAGCGCCGGTGCCCGCTGGTGTCTCACCTATCCCGATCTCTACGAGGTGGGCGCCAGCAACCTCGGCCACATCATTCTCTATTCGATTCTCAATGCGATCCCAGGCCAGCTCTGCGATCGCGCCTACCTGCCGGCGCCCGACCTGGCCGAGCGCCTGCGCCAGCAGGGCCAACCCCTGTTCGCTGTCGAAAGCCGCCGCGCCCTGGCCGTCTTCGACATCCTCGGCTTCAGCCTCAGCTATGAGCTGGGCGCCACCAACATCCTCGAGATGCTGGATCTGGCGGGATTGCCACTGCGGGCCGCCGACCGGGGCGACCTGCCGCTCAACGACCCGGCAGCCCCACCCCTGATCTTCGCCGGCGGCCCCACCGCCACCAGCAATCCCGAACCGTTCGCCGCCTTCTTCGATTTCTTCGCCCTCGGCGACGGCGAGGAACTGCTGGCGGAGATTGGCCTGGTGGTGGCCGAGGCCAAGGCCGACGGGCTGAGCCGCTCAGCGCTGCTGGCTGATCTGGCCCATGTGCCCGGCGTCTACGTGCCGGCTCTCTATGCCCCGGGCCCCGATGGTGTCACCCTTCAGCCGCTGCGGCCGGAGCTGCCGGCGCGCGTGTTGCGGCGGGTGGCCACCCCCATGCCCCACTACGGCATGGGCCTCGTTCCCCACATCGAAACCGTCCACGACCGGCTCACGATCGAGATCCGCCGCGGTTGCACCCGGGGCTGCCGGTTCTGTCAGCCCGGCATGCTCACCCGTCCGGCCCGCGATGTGGAACCCGAGGCCGTGATCGAAGCGGTGGAGGAGGGCATGGCCCGCACCGGCTACAGCGATTTCTCCCTGCTGTCGCTCAGCTGCTCCGATTACCTCGCCCTGCCTGCGGTGGGCGTGGAGCTGCGCAACCGCCTCTCCGAGCACAACGTCAGCCTCACGCTGCCCAGCCAGCGGGTGGACCGCTTCGACCAGAACATTGCTCACATCCTGGGCGGCACCCGCAAGGCGGGCCTCACCTTCGCCCCGGAAGCCGGCACCCAACGCCTGCGCGACATCGTCAATAAGGGGCTGACCGACGCGGAGCTGCTGCGCGGCATCCGCACCGCCATGGAGAACGGCTACCGCAAGGTGAAGCTCTATTTCATGATCGGCCTGCCCGGGGAAACCGACGCCGATGTGATCGGCATCGCCGACACCTGCCGCGCTTTGCAGCAGCAGTGCCGCGATCTGGGGCGGCTGGAGCTGAACCTCACGATCAGCAACTTCACGCCCAAGCCCCACACACCCTTCCAGTGGCACAGCGTGTCCACAGCGGAGTTCCGGCGGCGCCAGGAGCTGCTGCGCCGGGAGCTGCGCACGCTCAAGGGCATCAAGTGCAATGTCACCGATCCGCGCCTGTCGGCGATGGAGGATTTCATCGGCCGGGGCGACCGGCGCCTGGCACCGGTGCTGGAGGCGGCCTGGCGGGCCGGAGCCGGCATGGATGCCTGGTTCGAAACGATCGACCGCACCCACGCCGCCTGGACCGGGGCGATTGAGGCCGAGGGACTGGGCGGCCGCTACCGGGCGCTGGAGCTGGGGGACTGGACGGCCACCGGTGCCTTGAGCGGCGCTGATCTGGAGGCCTTCTGCGCCCAGCCACTGCCGTGGGATCACGTGGATTCCGGTGTCGACAAGCGCTGGCTGGCCGAAGACCTGCAACGGGCCCTCGCTGCAGTGGTGGTGCCGGACTGCTCCTTTGAGGGTTGCAGCAGTTGCGGCGTCTGTGGGCCGGAGTTCGGTCACAACGTGGTGGTGGCGCCTCCACCGATCCCTGCGGCGCAGCCGCCGCGCAGCCCCGCCAGCGAACGGATCCAAAGGCTGCGCTTTGTCTTCAGCAAGCGGGGCTCGCTGGCACTGCTGAGCCATCTCGATCTGGCCCGCCTGCTGGAGCGGGCCCTGCGCCGCAGCCAGCTGCCGGTGAGTTTCAGCGGCGGTTTTCATCCCCTGCCCCGGCTGCAGTTCGCCCTGGCGCTGCCGCTGGGTGTGGAGGCGGAAGGTGAATGGCTCGATCTGGAGTTCGCTCAGGTCTGTCCACCGGAGGAGGTGCTCGCGCGGCTGCAGGCCCAGCTTCCACAGGGTTTCTCCCTGCACTCGGTGCAGGAGGTGCCCCTGGCGGGCCCGGCTCTCTCCCAGCAACTGGCGGAGGCCCACTGGAGCCTGCAATTGCTCCCGGAGGTCGCCGCCGGCGCAGAGCCCGGGATGGCTCCGTCCACCGACGACTGGCACCGGGCGATCGAGCATCTGCTGCAGTCCGCCACACTGCCCTGGCGGGACAGCGACAAGAAGGGCCGCCCCCGCGAGCGGGACTGCCGCCCCTGCCTGATCGCGTTGGAGCTGCTGCCAGCGCCGCAGGGCGCTGACAAAACCTCTCTTGTCATCACGGACGCCGCTCAAGCCGCCGCCCCAGCCAGCGCCGAAGCGGCGGCCGCCGCTACCGGGGAGGGCACAGCTGCTGCCTCAGTGACACTCCGCCTGCAGGCCCGCATCGATGCCCAGGGCCGCAGCATCCGCCCCGATCAGGTGCGCCAGTGGCTGGTGGAGGCGCTCGGCCAGCCCCTGCGTCTGGGCCCCTGCCGGCGTGAACGTCTGATCCTGGCGCCGCCGGCCTGA